Proteins from a genomic interval of Schaalia odontolytica:
- the xseA gene encoding exodeoxyribonuclease VII large subunit produces MTSPHTAAPSPGSPASALPPAARAADTTRENPWPLRRLTENIKVYVDRMSPLWVEGQVVEYKVRPGAKMHFLTLRDLQTDTSMTVTAWAGVMDAAPLTEGARVVTRVKPVFWERSGRLNLQAAEIHLQGVGDLLAQIEALRARLAAEGLFAQSHKKPLPFLPRTIGLICGRNAKAKDDVVVNASERWPHARFEIREVAVQGERCVAEVGAALAELDGMNGVDVIVIARGGGAVEDLLPFSDERLVRAAAGAHTPIVSAIGHEGDSPLLDLVADYRASTPTDAARRVVPDEARERDGIAQAVGRMRGMLAARLATERSNLTLISSRPVLRGPEAILESHRTALSQHVVAMRSCLERRLAAERQDLTRLRATLTALSPRATLDRGYALLKTPSGALITSSQQVKKGDLIEGILASGRMVAQVVGATAPTPPDDQ; encoded by the coding sequence TCCGCACTCCCCCCGGCTGCCCGCGCGGCCGACACGACGCGGGAGAACCCGTGGCCGCTGCGCAGGCTGACGGAGAACATCAAGGTGTACGTGGACCGCATGAGCCCCCTGTGGGTCGAGGGTCAGGTCGTGGAGTACAAGGTGCGGCCGGGAGCGAAGATGCACTTCCTGACGCTGCGCGACCTTCAGACCGACACGTCAATGACGGTCACGGCCTGGGCGGGCGTCATGGACGCCGCTCCCCTGACGGAAGGGGCGCGCGTCGTCACCCGCGTCAAGCCCGTGTTCTGGGAGCGTTCGGGCCGCCTCAACCTCCAGGCGGCGGAGATACACCTGCAGGGCGTGGGCGACCTGCTCGCCCAGATCGAGGCGTTGCGCGCCCGCCTGGCCGCCGAGGGACTCTTCGCGCAGTCCCACAAGAAGCCCCTGCCCTTCCTTCCCCGCACGATCGGGCTGATCTGCGGCAGGAACGCCAAGGCCAAGGATGACGTGGTGGTCAACGCCTCCGAGCGGTGGCCCCACGCGCGCTTCGAGATCCGCGAGGTCGCCGTCCAGGGCGAACGCTGCGTAGCGGAGGTCGGCGCCGCCCTGGCCGAGTTGGACGGCATGAACGGCGTGGACGTCATCGTCATCGCGCGCGGAGGCGGCGCCGTGGAAGACCTGCTCCCCTTCTCCGACGAGCGCCTCGTGCGAGCCGCGGCAGGCGCCCACACCCCCATCGTGTCGGCCATCGGACACGAAGGCGACTCCCCGCTTCTGGACCTCGTGGCCGACTACCGGGCATCGACGCCCACCGACGCGGCTCGCCGCGTCGTACCCGACGAGGCCCGCGAGCGCGACGGCATCGCCCAGGCCGTCGGTCGCATGCGAGGAATGCTCGCGGCCCGCCTGGCGACCGAACGCTCGAACCTGACGCTCATCTCCTCGCGGCCGGTGCTGCGCGGACCCGAGGCGATCCTCGAGAGCCACCGCACGGCCCTGTCCCAGCACGTGGTGGCCATGCGCTCCTGCCTGGAGCGACGCCTCGCCGCCGAACGCCAGGACCTGACTCGCCTGCGCGCGACGCTGACCGCCCTGTCGCCGCGCGCGACGCTGGATCGCGGATACGCGCTGCTCAAGACGCCGTCGGGCGCTCTGATCACCTCCTCGCAGCAGGTGAAGAAGGGCGACCTCATCGAGGGGATCCTCGCCTCTGGCCGCATGGTCGCTCAGGTCGTGGGCGCGACTGCCCCCACGCCGCCGGACGACCAGTAG
- a CDS encoding exodeoxyribonuclease VII small subunit — MTSKEQLPDPESLGYEAARDELVGIVRALEGGQAPLEDTLTLWERGEALAARCSQILDGAQSRLAEKSGQQAPEAR, encoded by the coding sequence ATGACCTCGAAGGAACAGCTTCCCGACCCCGAGTCCCTCGGATACGAGGCCGCGCGCGACGAGCTCGTCGGGATCGTTCGGGCACTTGAGGGAGGCCAGGCCCCCCTCGAGGACACGCTGACGCTGTGGGAGCGCGGCGAGGCCCTGGCCGCCCGCTGCTCGCAGATCCTGGACGGCGCGCAATCGCGCCTGGCCGAGAAGAGCGGGCAGCAGGCGCCCGAGGCGCGCTAG
- a CDS encoding carbohydrate kinase family protein produces MARPSTPHVLAIGEALIDIVIAHDQPECPYEIPGGSPANVAVTLGRLGRPVALSTWIGLDELGRLIEFHLTDSGVRLTEDSRGASHTSTALARLDETGAASYTFDLEWAPTAPIDVPDSAQILVAGSISASIEPGADAVLDALARGRGHALVCFDPNARPSIMGDPTDALASVERFIALSDVVKVSDEDLAWLTGDCGIDEVARRWLDLGPSIVIVTRGKHGCVAFTSDGLRVVKSAGDVDVVDTVGAGDSFMGGVIDALWSMGLRGATAREELKNIGEDRLRAILDRASAISDVTVSRKGANPPWAHELP; encoded by the coding sequence ATGGCGCGCCCGTCCACCCCCCACGTGCTCGCGATCGGCGAGGCTCTCATCGACATTGTCATCGCGCACGACCAACCGGAGTGCCCCTACGAGATACCGGGAGGCTCACCGGCGAACGTCGCGGTGACGCTGGGCAGACTGGGACGCCCGGTTGCCCTGTCCACGTGGATCGGCTTGGACGAGCTGGGTCGCCTCATCGAGTTCCACCTCACGGACTCCGGGGTACGCCTCACGGAGGACTCGCGGGGCGCTTCCCACACGTCGACGGCGCTCGCGCGCCTGGATGAGACAGGCGCGGCGTCCTACACCTTCGACCTGGAGTGGGCCCCCACTGCCCCCATTGACGTGCCCGACAGCGCGCAGATCCTCGTTGCCGGTTCAATCTCGGCGAGTATTGAGCCCGGGGCCGACGCGGTCCTTGACGCTCTCGCCCGGGGACGCGGCCACGCCCTCGTCTGCTTCGACCCCAACGCGCGCCCCTCCATCATGGGAGACCCGACAGACGCCCTGGCCTCGGTTGAGCGCTTCATCGCGCTCTCGGACGTCGTGAAGGTCTCGGACGAGGACCTCGCGTGGCTCACGGGCGACTGCGGCATCGACGAGGTCGCCCGGCGCTGGCTGGACCTCGGCCCCTCGATCGTGATCGTGACCCGCGGCAAGCACGGCTGCGTGGCGTTCACCTCCGACGGGCTGCGCGTCGTCAAGTCCGCGGGCGATGTTGATGTCGTCGACACGGTCGGGGCGGGCGATTCCTTTATGGGTGGCGTCATCGACGCCCTGTGGAGCATGGGGTTGCGCGGCGCGACGGCGCGCGAGGAGCTGAAGAACATCGGAGAGGACCGGCTTCGGGCGATCCTCGACCGGGCGAGCGCCATCTCGGACGTCACGGTCTCCCGTAAGGGCGCGAACCCTCCCTGGGCACACGAGCTGCCCTGA